One window of the Hyperolius riggenbachi isolate aHypRig1 chromosome 5, aHypRig1.pri, whole genome shotgun sequence genome contains the following:
- the LOC137519501 gene encoding glutamine-rich protein 2-like: protein MQRGEAHPERMQRGEAHPERVQRVEGHPERMQRGESHPERMQRGESHPERMQRGESHPERMQRGESHPERMQRGESHPERMQRGESHPERMQRGESHPERMQRGESHPERMQRGESHPERMQRGEGHPERMQRGESHPQRVQRGESHPERMQRGESLPERMQRGESHPERMQRGESHPERVQRGESHPERVQRGESHPERVQRGESHPERVQREEVHPQRMKRGESHPQRVQREEVHPQRMQRGEAHPQRVQRVEAHPQRMQRGESHPERTQRGESHSERMQRGESHPERMQRGESHPESMQRGESHPERVQRGESHPERMQRGESHPERMQRGESHPERVQRGEGHPQRICREERATPRECREERATPRECREERATPRECREERPTPRECREERATPKECRE from the coding sequence ATGCAGAGAGGAGAGGCCCACCCCGAGAGAATGCAGAGAGGAGAGGCCCACCCCGAGAGAGTGCAGAGAGTAGAGGGCCACCCTGAGAGAATGCAGAGAGGAGAGAGCCACCCCGAGAGAATGCAGAGAGGAGAGAGCCACCCCGAGAGAATGCAGAGAGGAGAGAGCCACCCCGAGAGAATGCAGAGAGGAGAGAGCCACCCCGAGAGAATGCAGAGAGGAGAGAGCCACCCCGAGAGAATGCAGAGAGGAGAGAGCCACCCCGAGAGAATGCAGAGAGGAGAGAGCCACCCCGAGAGAATGCAGAGAGGAGAGAGCCACCCCGAGAGAATGCAGAGAGGAGAGAGCCACCCGGAGAgaatgcagagaggagagggCCACCCCGAGAGAATGCAGAGAGGAGAGAGCCACCCCCAGAGAGTGCAAAGAGGAGAAAGCCACCCGGAGAGAATGCAGAGAGGAGAGAGCCTCCCCGAGAGAATGCAGAGAGGAGAGAGCCACCCCGAGAGAATGCAGAGAGGAGAGAGCCACCCCGagagagtgcagagaggagagagcCACCCCGagagagtgcagagaggagagagcCACCCCGagagagtgcagagaggagagagcCACCCCGAGAGAGTGCAGAGAGAAGAGGTCCACCCCCAGAGAATGAAGAGAGGAGAGAGCCACCCCCAGAGAGTGCAGAGAGAAGAGGTCCACCCCCAGAGAATGCAGAGAGGAGAGGCCCACCCCCAGAGAGTGCAGAGAGTAGAGGCCCACCCCCAGAGAATGCAGAGAGGAGAGAGCCACCCCGAGAGAACGCAGAGAGGAGAGAGCCACTCCGAGAGAATGCAGAGAGGAGAGAGCCACCCCGAGAGAATGCAGAGAGGAGAGAGCCACCCCGAgagtatgcagagaggagagagcCACCCCGagagagtgcagagaggagagagcCACCCGGAGAGAATGCAGAGAGGAGAGAGCCACCCCGAGAGAATGCAGAGAGGAGAGAGCCACCCGGagagagtgcagagaggagagggcCACCCCCAGAGAatatgcagagaggagagagcCACCCCCagagagtgcagagaggagagagcCACCCCCagagagtgcagagaggagagagcCACCCCGagagagtgcagagaggagaggcCCACCCCCAGAGAATGCAGAGAGGAGAGAGCCACCCCGAAAGAATGCAGAGAGTAG